TTGTACTCATTTATCAGTAGTTATTGGAGATAAAAGCCCTATCATTACCCTACTAGCTAAGGACGTAGATAACATATATGCTAGAATAGTAGAATCCGGTTTTAGTATACCAAAATTACCAGAAGAAAATAAAAAGTTTAACATTTATCATTTCTTTGTTAACGACCCAAACGGATATACAGTTGAAATACAGAAATTTTTAGATTAATGGAAATAACTTTGAGGAGTGGGATTATGATTAATTTAGCTATTGAAGTAGCTGCCAAGGCCCATAAAGGTCAAACTAGAAAGGGTACTGATATACCATATATTACCCATCCATATACTGTAGGTATGATGCTTTTACAAGAAGGTTGCTCTGAAGAGCTTGT
The sequence above is drawn from the Caldisalinibacter kiritimatiensis genome and encodes:
- a CDS encoding VOC family protein, which codes for MENKWDGLITFFGTKDLEVTHKFYNKLLGLPLYKDQGECRIYSVPGGGKIGFCTHLSVVIGDKSPIITLLAKDVDNIYARIVESGFSIPKLPEENKKFNIYHFFVNDPNGYTVEIQKFLD